One region of Mangifera indica cultivar Alphonso chromosome 3, CATAS_Mindica_2.1, whole genome shotgun sequence genomic DNA includes:
- the LOC123212410 gene encoding protein QUIRKY isoform X1, translated as MTTQPSQAPPQNTVRKLVVEVIDARDLLPKDGQGSSSPYVVVDFDGQRKRTSTKFRELNPVWNEPLEFIVSDPENMDYEELDVEVYNDKRYCNGSGRKNHFLGRVKLYGSQFSKRGDEGLRYLALEKKSVFSWIRGEIGLRIYYFDEVVEEEQPPPQDQSPPHQPPPEEPPQITPAVVVVEEGRVFEVPGHVEICHPVPEHYHGQPPPVTIIEESPPNVVQVPPDPPYHPPPDEPIPVAEVRKMQNTGVERLRVLKRPNGEYSPKVINARKAPGKTASSERIYPYDLVEPMMYLFVKIVKARGLAPNESPFVEIRTSNHLKKSKPAFHRPCEPTDSPEWNQVFAMGYNKNDSATALLEIAVWDSHSENFLGGVCFDLSYVPVRDPPDSPLAPQWYRLEGGRPEQDNRISGDLQLAVWIGTQADEAFPEAWSSDAPYVAHTRSKVYQSPKLWYLRVTVIEAQDLHIAHNLPPLTAPEIRVKAQLGFQSARTRRGSMSNHSSSFHWNEDLFFVAGEPFEDSLILLVEDRTGEEARLLGHIMIPVSSIEQRMDERHVASKWIALEGISDSGDGSGPYRGRIQLRLCLEGGYHVLDEAAHVCSDFRPTAKQLWKPAIGILELGILGARGLLPMKTKNGGKGSTDAYCVAKYGKKWVRTRTITDSFDPRWNEQYTWQVYDPCTVLTIGVFDNWRMLADVSEDKPDWRIGKIRIRVSTLESNKVYTTSYPLLVLTHSGLKKMGEIELAVRFACPSMLPDICSVYGQPLLPRLHYLRPLGVAQQEALRGHATKMVAAWLGRSEPPLGPEVVQFMLDADSHTWSMRRSKANWFRIVAVLAWAIGLAKWLHDIRRWKNPVTTILVHVLYLVLVWYPDLVVPTGFLYVVLIGVWYYRFRPKIPSGMDTRLSQAEAVDPDDLDEEFDTIPSSKPPDIVRMRYDRLRMLAARVQTVLGDFATQGERVQALVSWRDPRATKLFIGVCLVITLVLYVVPPKMVAVALGFYYLRHPMFRDPMPAASLNFFRRLPSLSDRLM; from the coding sequence atgACGACCCAGCCGTCTCAAGCACCGCCACAAAATACCGTCCGTAAACTTGTTGTGGAAGTAATCGATGCACGTGACTTACTTCCGAAGGACGGCCAGGGAAGTTCTAGTCCCTACGTTGTCGTTGATTTTGACGGCCAAAGAAAGCGGACCTCCACGAAGTTTCGGGAGCTTAATCCAGTATGGAACGAGCCACTGGAGTTCATTGTGTCGGACCCAGAGAACATGGACTATGAAGAGCTGGATGTCGAGGTATACAACGATAAAAGGTACTGCAATGGCAGTGGCCGGAAGAATCACTTCTTGGGAAGGGTAAAGTTGTACGGGAGCCAATTTTCAAAGCGTGGAGATGAAGGTTTGCGCTATCTTGCTTTGGAGAAGAAAAGTGTTTTCAGCTGGATTAGAGGCGAGATCGGCTTGAGAATTTATTACTTCGATGAGGTTGTGGAAGAGGAGCAGCCACCGCCACAGGATCAATCGCCGCCTCATCAACCACCTCCGGAAGAACCACCGCAGATAACACCTGCCGTTGTTGTCGTTGAGGAAGGTCGAGTGTTCGAGGTTCCTGGACACGTGGAGATTTGTCATCCAGTTCCAGAACACTACCATGGTCAACCGCCACCAGTTACCATAATCGAGGAATCTCCACCGAATGTAGTGCAAGTGCCACCGGATCCGCCTTATCATCCCCCGCCAGATGAGCCGATTCCGGTGGCGGAGGTCAGGAAGATGCAGAACACAGGTGTCGAGAGACTTAGAGTTTTGAAAAGACCGAATGGAGAATATTCCCCGAAAGTGATCAATGCCCGTAAAGCTCCCGGAAAAACTGCATCATCTGAAAGAATCTATCCGTACGATCTGGTTGAGCCGATGATGTATCTATTTGTGAAAATCGTGAAGGCTCGTGGCTTAGCTCCAAATGAGAGTCCGTTTGTGGAAATCAGAACGtccaatcatttaaaaaaatccaaaccgGCATTTCATCGACCTTGTGAGCCAACCGACTCACCCGAGTGGAACCAGGTATTCGCAATGGGTTATAATAAGAATGACTCGGCCACCGCACTTCTGGAAATCGCCGTGTGGGACTCTCATTCGGAGAATTTCCTTGGCGGTGTCTGTTTCGATCTCTCCTATGTTCCGGTGCGGGACCCACCAGATAGTCCGCTGGCACCACAGTGGTATCGACTGGAGGGCGGACGTCCCGAACAAGACAACAGAATATCCGGGGACCTTCAACTGGCCGTGTGGATTGGAACTCAGGCTGACGAGGCCTTTCCAGAAGCGTGGAGCTCGGATGCCCCTTACGTGGCGCACACGCGCTCTAAGGTTTATCAGTCCCCCAAACTCTGGTATTTGAGAGTTACTGTTATCGAAGCTCAGGACCTCCACATTGCTCATAATTTACCACCGTTGACGGCACCTGAGATTAGAGTAAAAGCGCAGTTAGGGTTTCAGTCTGCACGGACGAGGCGTGGGTCTATGAGTAATCACAGTTCGTCGTTTCACTGGAACGAGGACTTATTTTTCGTCGCCGGAGAGCCGTTCGAAGACTCGTTGATTTTGTTGGTCGAAGACCGTACAGGCGAGGAAGCAAGACTGTTGGGACACATCATGATTCCAGTGAGTTCGATCGAACAGCGAATGGACGAGCGACACGTGGCGAGCAAATGGATTGCATTGGAGGGAATAAGCGATTCTGGAGATGGCAGTGGGCCCTACCGCGGGAGAATTCAGCTACGATTATGTTTGGAGGGTGGATATCACGTGCTTGATGAAGCGGCGCACGTGTGTAGTGATTTTAGACCAACGGCTAAGCAGCTTTGGAAGCCGGCTATAGGAATTTTAGAGCTGGGGATTTTAGGCGCTCGCGGCTTGTTGCCAATGAAAACCAAAAACGGAGGTAAAGGATCTACTGACGCTTATTGTGTAGCCAAGTACGGTAAAAAGTGGGTCCGCACCAGAACAATCACAGACAGCTTTGATCCACGCTGGAATGAGCAGTACACGTGGCAGGTTTACGATCCATGTACTGTTCTTACCATCGGAGTGTTCGACAACTGGCGCATGCTTGCTGATGTGTCAGAAGACAAACCCGATTGGCGCATTGGGAAAATACGTATACGCGTGTCAACTCTGGAGAGCAACAAAGTGTATACAACTTCGTATCCTTTGTTGGTGCTTACGCATTCCGGGTTGAAGAAAATGGGCGAGATCGAATTGGCGGTTCGGTTTGCCTGCCCCTCAATGTTACCGGATATTTGCTCGGTTTATGGGCAGCCACTGCTTCCAAGATTGCATTACTTACGGCCACTTGGCGTGGCCCAGCAGGAGGCATTGCGTGGGCACGCAACCAAAATGGTGGCCGCATGGCTCGGCCGGTCTGAGCCCCCATTGGGCCCAGAGGTTGTGCAGTTCATGTTGGATGCGGATTCTCATACATGGAGCATGAGAAGGAGTAAAGCAAATTGGTTCCGGATTGTTGCGGTTCTTGCTTGGGCAATCGGGTTGGCTAAATGGTTGCATGATATTAGAAGATGGAAGAATCCGGTGACTACAATTTTAGTGCACGTGTTGTATTTGGTTCTTGTTTGGTACCCAGATTTGGTAGTACCTACTGGATTTCTATACGTTGTGTTAATTGGAGTGTGGTATTATAGGTTCAGGCCCAAGATTCCATCGGGTATGGATACAAGATTATCACAGGCAGAAGCGGTTGACCCGGATGATTTAGATGAAGAATTTGATACAATACCCAGTTCAAAACCACCAGATATAGTTAGAATGCGGTATGATCGGTTGCGGATGTTGGCTGCAAGGGTCCAAACAGTTCTGGGTGATTTTGCAACTCAAGGAGAGAGGGTTCAAGCTTTGGTAAGTTGGAGAGATCCAAGGGCCACTAAATTGTTCATTGGGGTTTGTTTAGTCATTACACTGGTACTGTATGTGGTGCCACCCAAAATGGTGGCTGTGGCACTGGGATTTTACTATTTAAGGCATCCCATGTTCAGAGACCCCATGCCAGCGGCCAGCTTGAACTTCTTCCGGCGGTTGCCTAGCTTATCCGACCGGTTGATGTAG
- the LOC123212410 gene encoding protein QUIRKY isoform X2 — MTTQPSQAPPQNTVRKLVVEVIDARDLLPKDGQGSSSPYVVVDFDGQRKRTSTKFRELNPVWNEPLEFIVSDPENMDYEELDVEVYNDKRYCNGSGRKNHFLGRVKLYGSQFSKRGDEGLRYLALEKKSVFSWIRGEIGLRIYYFDEVVEEEQPPPQDQSPPHQPPPEEPPQITPAVVVVEEGRVFEVPGHVEICHPVPEHYHGQPPPVTIIEESPPNVVQVPPDPPYHPPPDEPIPVAEVRKMQNTGVERLRVLKRPNGEYSPKVINARKAPGKTASSERIYPYDLVEPMMYLFVKIVKARGLAPNESPFVEIRTSNHLKKSKPAFHRPCEPTDSPEWNQVFAMGYNKNDSATALLEIAVWDSHSENFLGGVCFDLSYVPVRDPPDSPLAPQWYRLEGGRPEQDNRISGDLQLAVWIGTQADEAFPEAWSSDAPYVAHTRSKVYQSPKLWYLRVTVIEAQDLHIAHNLPPLTAPEIRVKAQLGFQSARTRRGSMSNHSSSFHWNEDLFFVAGEPFEDSLILLVEDRTGEEARLLGHIMIPVSSIEQRMDERHVASKWIALEGISDSGDGSGPYRGRIQLRLCLEGGYHVLDEAAHVCSDFRPTAKQLWKPAIGILELGILGARGLLPMKTKNGGKGSTDAYCVAKYGKKWVRTRTITDSFDPRWNEQYTWQVYDPCTVLTIGVFDNWRMLADVSEDKPDWRIGKIRIRVSTLESNKVYTTSYPLLVLTHSGLKKMGEIELAVRFACPSMLPDICSVYGQPLLPRLHYLRPLGVAQQEALRGHATKMVAAWLGRSEPPLGPEVVQFMLDADSHTWSMRRSKANWFRIVAVLAWAIGLAKWLHDIRRWKNPVQAQDSIGYGYKIITGRSG, encoded by the exons atgACGACCCAGCCGTCTCAAGCACCGCCACAAAATACCGTCCGTAAACTTGTTGTGGAAGTAATCGATGCACGTGACTTACTTCCGAAGGACGGCCAGGGAAGTTCTAGTCCCTACGTTGTCGTTGATTTTGACGGCCAAAGAAAGCGGACCTCCACGAAGTTTCGGGAGCTTAATCCAGTATGGAACGAGCCACTGGAGTTCATTGTGTCGGACCCAGAGAACATGGACTATGAAGAGCTGGATGTCGAGGTATACAACGATAAAAGGTACTGCAATGGCAGTGGCCGGAAGAATCACTTCTTGGGAAGGGTAAAGTTGTACGGGAGCCAATTTTCAAAGCGTGGAGATGAAGGTTTGCGCTATCTTGCTTTGGAGAAGAAAAGTGTTTTCAGCTGGATTAGAGGCGAGATCGGCTTGAGAATTTATTACTTCGATGAGGTTGTGGAAGAGGAGCAGCCACCGCCACAGGATCAATCGCCGCCTCATCAACCACCTCCGGAAGAACCACCGCAGATAACACCTGCCGTTGTTGTCGTTGAGGAAGGTCGAGTGTTCGAGGTTCCTGGACACGTGGAGATTTGTCATCCAGTTCCAGAACACTACCATGGTCAACCGCCACCAGTTACCATAATCGAGGAATCTCCACCGAATGTAGTGCAAGTGCCACCGGATCCGCCTTATCATCCCCCGCCAGATGAGCCGATTCCGGTGGCGGAGGTCAGGAAGATGCAGAACACAGGTGTCGAGAGACTTAGAGTTTTGAAAAGACCGAATGGAGAATATTCCCCGAAAGTGATCAATGCCCGTAAAGCTCCCGGAAAAACTGCATCATCTGAAAGAATCTATCCGTACGATCTGGTTGAGCCGATGATGTATCTATTTGTGAAAATCGTGAAGGCTCGTGGCTTAGCTCCAAATGAGAGTCCGTTTGTGGAAATCAGAACGtccaatcatttaaaaaaatccaaaccgGCATTTCATCGACCTTGTGAGCCAACCGACTCACCCGAGTGGAACCAGGTATTCGCAATGGGTTATAATAAGAATGACTCGGCCACCGCACTTCTGGAAATCGCCGTGTGGGACTCTCATTCGGAGAATTTCCTTGGCGGTGTCTGTTTCGATCTCTCCTATGTTCCGGTGCGGGACCCACCAGATAGTCCGCTGGCACCACAGTGGTATCGACTGGAGGGCGGACGTCCCGAACAAGACAACAGAATATCCGGGGACCTTCAACTGGCCGTGTGGATTGGAACTCAGGCTGACGAGGCCTTTCCAGAAGCGTGGAGCTCGGATGCCCCTTACGTGGCGCACACGCGCTCTAAGGTTTATCAGTCCCCCAAACTCTGGTATTTGAGAGTTACTGTTATCGAAGCTCAGGACCTCCACATTGCTCATAATTTACCACCGTTGACGGCACCTGAGATTAGAGTAAAAGCGCAGTTAGGGTTTCAGTCTGCACGGACGAGGCGTGGGTCTATGAGTAATCACAGTTCGTCGTTTCACTGGAACGAGGACTTATTTTTCGTCGCCGGAGAGCCGTTCGAAGACTCGTTGATTTTGTTGGTCGAAGACCGTACAGGCGAGGAAGCAAGACTGTTGGGACACATCATGATTCCAGTGAGTTCGATCGAACAGCGAATGGACGAGCGACACGTGGCGAGCAAATGGATTGCATTGGAGGGAATAAGCGATTCTGGAGATGGCAGTGGGCCCTACCGCGGGAGAATTCAGCTACGATTATGTTTGGAGGGTGGATATCACGTGCTTGATGAAGCGGCGCACGTGTGTAGTGATTTTAGACCAACGGCTAAGCAGCTTTGGAAGCCGGCTATAGGAATTTTAGAGCTGGGGATTTTAGGCGCTCGCGGCTTGTTGCCAATGAAAACCAAAAACGGAGGTAAAGGATCTACTGACGCTTATTGTGTAGCCAAGTACGGTAAAAAGTGGGTCCGCACCAGAACAATCACAGACAGCTTTGATCCACGCTGGAATGAGCAGTACACGTGGCAGGTTTACGATCCATGTACTGTTCTTACCATCGGAGTGTTCGACAACTGGCGCATGCTTGCTGATGTGTCAGAAGACAAACCCGATTGGCGCATTGGGAAAATACGTATACGCGTGTCAACTCTGGAGAGCAACAAAGTGTATACAACTTCGTATCCTTTGTTGGTGCTTACGCATTCCGGGTTGAAGAAAATGGGCGAGATCGAATTGGCGGTTCGGTTTGCCTGCCCCTCAATGTTACCGGATATTTGCTCGGTTTATGGGCAGCCACTGCTTCCAAGATTGCATTACTTACGGCCACTTGGCGTGGCCCAGCAGGAGGCATTGCGTGGGCACGCAACCAAAATGGTGGCCGCATGGCTCGGCCGGTCTGAGCCCCCATTGGGCCCAGAGGTTGTGCAGTTCATGTTGGATGCGGATTCTCATACATGGAGCATGAGAAGGAGTAAAGCAAATTGGTTCCGGATTGTTGCGGTTCTTGCTTGGGCAATCGGGTTGGCTAAATGGTTGCATGATATTAGAAGATGGAAGAATCCG GTTCAGGCCCAAGATTCCATCGGGTATGGATACAAGATTATCACAGGCAGAAGCGGTTGA